A genome region from Brassica oleracea var. oleracea cultivar TO1000 chromosome C2, BOL, whole genome shotgun sequence includes the following:
- the LOC106325822 gene encoding UPF0725 protein At3g19520-like, which yields MFSGIPVQDSQQFIIGPLNYWDQVRESGGFDIEHITAPQNTCGLMPYDCEDESIRYPNRVLVNLYARLGLHRYNLSEGTNLEFHHLKKFNTSMTLISSYRITLVAYDPATNSLVTFLVGVSEQIYGRLNLMVFIARPQANSPSPLFKEAVWPQLGITNDAYYDKGSPFWPTDFDDTERFYLLKDPEIQGNDWIRLYLELALCSNDRNIPEWHVSQLQIVRVAVETIQYVVVSNVNFYITFKGLPVAQVGEDGENVERKVIVRRFVDLSTGYFTLKGGFGFSVGEVASEGPMTRLRSIKEIRADLRLHPTTRPCPAIPIADWWKS from the exons ATGTTTTCTGGTATTCCTGTTCAAGATAGCCAGCAGTTCATCATTGGGCCACTGAATTATTGGGATCAAGTGAGGGAATCAGGG GGTTTTGATATCGAACATATCACAGCACCTCAAAATACATGCGGACTCATGCCTTACGATTGTGAAGACGAGAGTATTAGGTATCCTAATCGTGTGTTGGTCAATCTTTACGCTAGACTCGGTCTCCATCGTTACAACCTCTCTGAG GGAACAAATTTAGAGTTTCACCACTTGAAGAAATTCAACACGAGTATGACTTTGATCTCCTCGTACCGCATCACTTTGGTTGCTTATGATCCAGCTACCAATTCGCTAGTAACCTTTCTGGTCGGAGTCTCTGAGCAAATATATGGTCGTTTGAATTTGATGGTCTTCATTGCTAGACCTCAAGCTAATAGTCCAAGTCCTCTCTTTAAAGAAGCTGTTTGGCCACAACTTG GTATCACCAATGACGCATATTATGACAAGGGATCCCCTTTCTGGCCGACAGATTTTGATGATACAGAACGATTCTACCTG CTGAAGGATCCAGAGATACAAGGCAACGATTGGATTCGTCTATACTTGGAACTTGCTCTTTGTTCAAATGATAGGAACATTCCCGAA TGGCATGTATCCCAGCTACAGATTGTGAGAGTTGCAGTGGAAACTATTCAATATGTGGTTGTCTCAAATGTCAATTTCTACATAACGTTTAAAGGCTTGCCTGTGGCTCAGGTTGGTGAGGATGGTGAGAATGTTGAGCGCAAAGTCATTGTCAGAAGGTTTGTGGATCTTTCTACCGGATACTTCACTCTCAAGGGTGGGTTTGGGTTTTCGGTCGGAGAAGTCGCTAGTGAGGGCCCTATGACTCGCCTCCGGAGCATCAAGGAAATTCGCGCTGACCTGAGGCTGCACCCTACGACTCGCCCATGTCCAGCCATCCCCATTGCTGATTGGTGGAAAAGCTAG
- the LOC106318774 gene encoding 5'-nucleotidase domain-containing protein 4-like: MLLCGDMATKFASPVLMAKSTELSKRNKRRSIRMFKCRAAGADGGRVAVGDDVFSVTTSSKYEVDYLGQSTKGDLNLKLDPLHSFGNGQATLEGPIEEVARTEAQAAENLIRELGIQGPFSAQHSPRGIFCSRTLNLRSISAIGYDMDYTLMHYNVMAWEGRAYDYCMENLKNMGFPVDGLSFDPELVIRGLMIDKEKGNLVKADRFGYVKRAMHGTEMLSNKAVSDIYGRELVDLRNQSRWEFLNTFFSVSEALAYAQMVDRLDDGSISADLGILDYRGLYKAVAKALFRAHVEGQLKSEIMSKPELFVEPDPELPLALLDQKEAGKKLLLITNSDYHYTDKMMKHSFNKFLPNDMDWRDLFDMVIVSARKPEFFQMSHPLYEVVTGEGLMRPCFKAETGGLYSGGSAQMVESSLNVHGDEILYVGDHIYTDVSVSKVHLRWRTALICRELEEEYMALIGSRGHREELIELINQKEVVGDLFNQLRLALQRRSKGRPAQTLAATNLADQELTETMQKLLIVMQRLDDKIGLMLESDGELFNKRWGFLSRAGLWDKSHLMRQIEKYADIYTSRVSNFLNYTPFMYFRSQEQSLAHDSPLPNAAVEIPDAAMEN; this comes from the exons ATGCTCCTGTGCGGAGATATGGCGACCAAGTTCGCTTCTCCTGTCTTGATGGCGAAATCAACCGAATTGAGTAAAAGAAACAAGAGGAGATCTATAAGGATGTTCAAGTGCAGAGCCGCTGGAGCTGACGGCGGACGCGTGGCCGTCGGAGACGACGTGTTTTCCGTCACGACTTCGTCCAAGTACGAAGTGGACTATCTGGGTCAAAGCACCAAGGGAGATTTGAATCTCAAGCTTGACCCTCTCCACTCATTTG GAAATGGGCAGGCTACGTTGGAGGGTCCCATTGAGGAGGTAGCGAGAACAGAGGCTCAAGCTGCTGAGAATTTGATTAGAGAACTGGGTATCCAA GGTCCTTTCTCTGCTCAACACTCTCCTCGGGGCATATTCTGTAGTCGTACATTGAATCTACGGTCTATTAGTGCAATTGGATATGATATGGATTATACTCTGATGCACTATAATGTCATG GCTTGGGAAGGAAGGGCTTATGACTATTGCATGGAAAATCTAAAGAACATGGGTTTCCCTGTTGATGGACTTTCTTTTGACCCTGAACTG GTTATCAGGGGGCTCATGATTGACAAAGAGAAAGGAAACTTAGTCAAGGCTGATAGATTTGGGTATGTGAAGAGAGCCATGCACGGTACAGAGATGTTATCAAATAAAGCTGTCAG TGATATCTATGGAAGGGAGTTAGTTGATCTCCGGAACCAGAGTCGATGGGAGTTTCTCAATACATTTTTTTCTGTTTCAGAGGCTCTGGCTTATGCACAG ATGGTTGATCGATTGGATGATGGATCCATCTCGGCAGATCTTGGCATTCTTGATTACAGAGGACTGTACAAG GCTGTTGCAAAAGCTCTCTTCAGAGCACATGTTGAAGGACAACTTAAG AGTGAGATAATGTCCAAGCCGGAACTATTTGTCGAGCCAGACCCAGAGTTGCCTTTAGCACTTTTGGATCAAAAGGAG GCTGGTAAAAAGCTCTTGCTTATCACAAACTCAGATTATCACTACACGGACAAGATGATGAAGCATTCATTTAATAAGTTCCTTCCCAATGACATGGACTGGAGGGATCTTTTTGACATGGTGATAGTTTCTGCGAGGAAACCAGAGTTCTTCCAGATGTCACACCCATTGTACGAGGTTGTGACTGGAGAGGGTTTAATGCGTCCATGCTTCAAGGCTGAAACAG GAGGTTTGTACTCAGGAGGAAGTGCTCAGATGGTGGAGAGCTCACTCAACGTTCATGGAGATGAGATTTTGTATGTTGGTGACCATATATACACTGACGTCAGCGTATCCAAAGTCCATCTCAGGTGGCGAACTGCACTGATTTGCCGTGAACTGGAGGAAGAG TATATGGCTTTAATTGGTAGTCGTGGTCACCGAGAAGAGCTAATAGAGCTTATAAATCAAAAAGAGGTTGTTGGGGATCTCTTTAACCAGCTTCGGCTTGCTCTGCAAAGAAGAAGCAAAGGTCGTCCTGCTCAG ACTCTCGCTGCTACCAACTTGGCTGATCAAGAACTGACAGAGACCATGCAGAAGCTTCTCATTGTAATGCAAAGACTAGATGACAAGATTGGTCTAATGCTTGAATCAGACGGCGAGCTCTTCAACAAAAG GTGGGGCTTCCTTTCACGTGCTGGTTTGTGGGACAAAAGCCACTTGATGAGACAAATCGAAAA GTATGCTGATATATACACATCAAGAGTTTCCAACTTCCTCAACTACACACCCTTCATGTATTTCCGCTCGCAGGAGCAG TCATTGGCTCACGATTCTCCACTTCCTAACGCGGCTGTGGAAATTCCTGATGCGGCTATGGAAAACTAG
- the LOC106322638 gene encoding probable histone-arginine methyltransferase 1.4 isoform X1 yields MEAPPPPSTNKLQQQEFTLASVTDLTSSSSPSPSSAVATFSCVNEVTELRFQESESAHGFTFDLSSTQLFKLGPLQFICVSENSDSVKQDSFSRGVVIKFSDEKESKFFSDSFEEWTKDAARKGSSLPNGTVSDGNSKFDNKIEAASAKMYFHYYGQLLHQQNMLQDYVRTGTYHAAVMENRSDFAGRVVVDVGAGSGILSMFAALAGAKHVYAVEASEMADYARKLIAGNPLLAERITVIKGKIEDIELPEKADVLISEPMGTLLVNERMLETYVIARDRFLSPNGKMFPTVGRIHMAPFSDEFLFVEMANKALFWQQQNYYGVDLTPLYASAHQGYFSQPVVDAFDPRLLVAPPMFHVIDFTQMKEEQFYEIDVPLKFTASVCGRVHGLACWFDVLFDGSTVQRWFTTAPGAPTTHWYQIRCVLTQPIHVMAGQELTGRLHLVAHSAQSYTINLTLSAKMWGPGANQGGILQSSSCKFDLKEPYYRMSQPQVYPVAQETPAQPQDIQIQSDDLEEIELLQQNANAQL; encoded by the exons ATGGAGGCTCCTCCTCCTCCTTCTACGAATAAGCTTCAACAGCAAGAGTTCACTCTAGCCTCAGTCACTGATCTCACCTCCTCCTCATCTCCTTCCCCCTCCTCTGCTGTAGCTACGTTTTCCTGCGTTAATGAAGTCACTGAGCTTCGATTTCAGGAATCTGAATCGGCCCATGGCTTCACTTTCGATCTTAGCTCCACTCAG TTGTTCAAATTGGGACCGCTTCAGTTCATCTGTGTTTCTGAAAATTCGGATTCTGTAAAACAG GATTCATTCTCTCGAGGAGTTGTAATAAAGTTTAGTGATGAGAAGGAAAGCAAGTTTTTTTCTGATTCATTTGAGGAGTGGACAAAGGATGCTGCTAGAAAAG GATCATCCTTGCCGAACGGAACAGTTTCCGATGGTAATAGCAAGTTCGACAATAAGATAGAAGCTGCTTCAGCCAAAATGTATTTTCATTATTATGGACAACTTCTACATCAGCAGAACATGCTGCAGGATTATGTGAGGACTG GTACTTATCATGCTGCCGTCATGGAGAATCGTTCAGATTTTGCTGGGCGTGTTGTTGTAGATGTGGGTGCTGGAAGTGGCATCTTGTCAATGTTTGCTGCACTG GCTGGTGCCAAGCATGTGTACGCTGTGGAAGCGTCAGAAATGGCTGATTATGCACGTAAGCTTATCGCTGGGAATCCATTGCTTGCTGAACGGATCACA GTGATCAAGGGAAAAATTGAGGATATTGAGTTGCCTGAGAAGGCAGATGTTTTGATCTCTGAACCAATGG GCACTCTATTGGTCAATGAGAGGATGTTGGAAACATATGTTATTGCTAGAGACCGTTTTCTATCTCCAAACGGAAAAATGTTTCCGACTGTTGGAAG GATCCACATGGCACCTTTCTCTGATGAATTCTTATTTGTTGAAATGGCAAATAAG GCTTTGTTTTGGCAGCAACAGAACTATTATGGAGTTGATTTGACACCTCTATATGCATCAGCACACCAGGGTTACTTTTCTCAG CCCGTTGTTGATGCATTTGATCCGAGGTTATTGGTGGCTCCCCCGATGTTTCATGTGATAGATTTCACTCAGATGAAG GAAGAGCAATTTTACGAGATCGATGTCCCCTTGAAGTTCACAGCGTCTGTGTGTGGTAGAGTGCATGGCCTTGCGTGCTGGTTTGACGTTCTCTTTGACGGCAG CACGGTGCAAAGGTGGTTCACGACTGCTCCTGGTGCACCGACAACCCATTGGTACCAAATAAGATGCGTGCTTACGCAGCCTATTCATGTCATGGCAGGGCAAGAACTCACTGGTAGGCTCCATTTGGTTGCCCACAGTGCTCAGAGTTACACTATAAATCTAACTCTCTCAG CTAAAATGTGGGGGCCGGGTGCCAATCAAGGTGGAATCCTCCAGTCATCATCGTGCAAATTCGATCTGAAGGAACCCTATTATAGAATGTCTCAGCCACAGGTATACCCTGTTGCACAAGAAACACCAGCACAACCGCAA GACATACAGATACAGAGCGATGACTTGGAAGAGATAGAGTTACTACAACAGAACGCCAACGCTCAGCTCTAG
- the LOC106322638 gene encoding probable histone-arginine methyltransferase 1.4 isoform X2: MEAPPPPSTNKLQQQEFTLASVTDLTSSSSPSPSSAVATFSCVNEVTELRFQESESAHGFTFDLSSTQLFKLGPLQFICVSENSDSVKQDSFSRGVVIKFSDEKESKFFSDSFEEWTKDAARKGSSLPNGTVSDGNSKFDNKIEAASAKMYFHYYGQLLHQQNMLQDYVRTGTYHAAVMENRSDFAGRVVVDVGAGSGILSMFAALAGAKHVYAVEASEMADYARKLIAGNPLLAERITVIKGKIEDIELPEKADVLISEPMGTLLVNERMLETYVIARDRFLSPNGKMFPTVGRIHMAPFSDEFLFVEMANKALFWQQQNYYGVDLTPLYASAHQGYFSQPVVDAFDPRLLVAPPMFHVIDFTQMKEEQFYEIDVPLKFTASVCGRVHGLACWFDVLFDGSTVQRWFTTAPGAPTTHWYQIRCVLTQPIHVMAGQELTGRLHLVAHSAQSYTINLTLSAKMWGPGANQGGILQSSSCKFDLKEPYYRMSQPQDIQIQSDDLEEIELLQQNANAQL; this comes from the exons ATGGAGGCTCCTCCTCCTCCTTCTACGAATAAGCTTCAACAGCAAGAGTTCACTCTAGCCTCAGTCACTGATCTCACCTCCTCCTCATCTCCTTCCCCCTCCTCTGCTGTAGCTACGTTTTCCTGCGTTAATGAAGTCACTGAGCTTCGATTTCAGGAATCTGAATCGGCCCATGGCTTCACTTTCGATCTTAGCTCCACTCAG TTGTTCAAATTGGGACCGCTTCAGTTCATCTGTGTTTCTGAAAATTCGGATTCTGTAAAACAG GATTCATTCTCTCGAGGAGTTGTAATAAAGTTTAGTGATGAGAAGGAAAGCAAGTTTTTTTCTGATTCATTTGAGGAGTGGACAAAGGATGCTGCTAGAAAAG GATCATCCTTGCCGAACGGAACAGTTTCCGATGGTAATAGCAAGTTCGACAATAAGATAGAAGCTGCTTCAGCCAAAATGTATTTTCATTATTATGGACAACTTCTACATCAGCAGAACATGCTGCAGGATTATGTGAGGACTG GTACTTATCATGCTGCCGTCATGGAGAATCGTTCAGATTTTGCTGGGCGTGTTGTTGTAGATGTGGGTGCTGGAAGTGGCATCTTGTCAATGTTTGCTGCACTG GCTGGTGCCAAGCATGTGTACGCTGTGGAAGCGTCAGAAATGGCTGATTATGCACGTAAGCTTATCGCTGGGAATCCATTGCTTGCTGAACGGATCACA GTGATCAAGGGAAAAATTGAGGATATTGAGTTGCCTGAGAAGGCAGATGTTTTGATCTCTGAACCAATGG GCACTCTATTGGTCAATGAGAGGATGTTGGAAACATATGTTATTGCTAGAGACCGTTTTCTATCTCCAAACGGAAAAATGTTTCCGACTGTTGGAAG GATCCACATGGCACCTTTCTCTGATGAATTCTTATTTGTTGAAATGGCAAATAAG GCTTTGTTTTGGCAGCAACAGAACTATTATGGAGTTGATTTGACACCTCTATATGCATCAGCACACCAGGGTTACTTTTCTCAG CCCGTTGTTGATGCATTTGATCCGAGGTTATTGGTGGCTCCCCCGATGTTTCATGTGATAGATTTCACTCAGATGAAG GAAGAGCAATTTTACGAGATCGATGTCCCCTTGAAGTTCACAGCGTCTGTGTGTGGTAGAGTGCATGGCCTTGCGTGCTGGTTTGACGTTCTCTTTGACGGCAG CACGGTGCAAAGGTGGTTCACGACTGCTCCTGGTGCACCGACAACCCATTGGTACCAAATAAGATGCGTGCTTACGCAGCCTATTCATGTCATGGCAGGGCAAGAACTCACTGGTAGGCTCCATTTGGTTGCCCACAGTGCTCAGAGTTACACTATAAATCTAACTCTCTCAG CTAAAATGTGGGGGCCGGGTGCCAATCAAGGTGGAATCCTCCAGTCATCATCGTGCAAATTCGATCTGAAGGAACCCTATTATAGAATGTCTCAGCCACAG GACATACAGATACAGAGCGATGACTTGGAAGAGATAGAGTTACTACAACAGAACGCCAACGCTCAGCTCTAG
- the LOC106327713 gene encoding isoleucine--tRNA ligase, chloroplastic/mitochondrial-like → MSSLFIKSFAGNPREAAAMAMVQSSSYRVLSGRSCSNLRRNTPLDSFLAKGRSPVKAFSSMFSTQPNNEFGHSSKRRSRGPVMAAKKASEGEKQEEGKYKHTVDLPKTGFGMRANALTREPELQKLWDENQVFKRVSDSNNGGSFVLHDGPPYANGDLHMGHALNKILKDIINRYKLLQNYKVQYVPGWDCHGLPIELKVLQSMDQEVRKELTPLKLRAKAAKFAKATVEKQMESFKRFGVWADWNNPYLTLDPEYEAAQIEVFGQMALQGYIYRGRKPVHWSPSSRTALAEAELEYPEGHISRSIYAIFKLVGGVKTSLLEEFMPNICLAVWTTTPWTIPANAAVAVNAKLQYSVVEVQSSSEDESASTSNKKKMVGKVLKNQQKLFVIVAMDLVPALEAKWGVKLIITKTFLGSDLEGFRYTHPVDKRDCPVVIGGDYITTESGTGLVHTAPGHGQEDYATGLKYALPIVSPVDDGGNFTEEAGQFRGLSVLVEGNIAVVSYLDENMSLLMEESYAHKYPYDWRTKKPTIFRATEQWFASVEGFRKATMEAINNVKWIPHQAVNRITAMTSSRSDWCISRQRTWGVPIPVFYHVQTKEPLMNEETVDHVKSIISQKGSDAWWYMSVEDLLPEKYRDKAADYEKGTDTMDVWFDSGSSWAGVLGKREGLTFPADVYLEGTDQHRGWFQSSLLTSIATKGKAPYSSVITHGFVLDEKGMKMSKSLGNVVDPLMVIEGGKNSKDAPAYGADVMRLWVSSVDYTGDVLVGPQILRQMSDIYRKLRGTLRYLLGNLHDWRVDNAVPYQDLPIIDQHALFQLENVVKNIQECYENYQFFKIFQIIQRFTIVDLSNFYFDIAKDRLYTGGTSSFTRRSCQTVLSTHLLSILRVIAPIVPHLAEDVWQNLPFEYRNGDGSAAKFVFELKWPTLNEQWLSFPAEDILFWERLLELRTEVNKVLELARNGKLIGSSLEAKVYLHTPDAGMASKLLKMCEAQNEADTLQRIFITSQVEVLSSIEEMVSNVQHTGEYGEGENKVWIGVSRAEGSKCERCWNYSGQVGSFSDHSTLCGRCFNVIVANPPQPAVAAVIS, encoded by the exons ATGTCTTCCTTGTTCATCAAATCTTTTGCGGGAAATCCCAGGGAAGCAGCTGCAATGGCAATGGTGCAGTCATCATCTTACAGA GTACTGTCAGGTAGAAGTTGTTCGAATTTAAGGAGAAACACACCGTTGGATTCCTTTCTTGCCAAGGGAAGGTCTCCCGTCAAGGCGTTTTCTTCCATGTTTTCGACTCAACCAAACAACGAGTTTGGTCATTCATCAAAGCGACGGTCTCGTGGGCCTGTTATGGCGGCAAAGAAAGCATCTGAAG GGGAGAAGCAAGAAGAAGGGAAGTACAAGCACACCGTTGATTTGCCGAAGACAGGTTTTGGTATGAGAGCAAATGCTCTGACGAGGGAGCCTGAACTCCAGAAGTTGTGGGACGAGAACCAGGTCTTCAAGAGAGTTTCAGATAGTAACAATGGA GGGAGTTTCGTTCTTCATGATGGTCCTCCTTATGCCAATGGTGACCTACATATGGGTCATGCTCTTAACAAGATACTGAAGGATATCATTAATCGCTATAAG CTTCTTCAAAACTATAAAGTTCAGTACGTTCCTGGGTGGGATTGCCATGGCCTTCCAATTGAGTTGAAAG TTCTGCAGTCCATGGATCAGGAAGTGAGAAAGGAACTTACACCACTAAAGTTGAGGGCAAAGGCAGCGAAATTTGCCAAAGCAACAGTCGAGAAACAAATGGAATCATTTAAG CGGTTTGGAGTATGGGCAGACTGGAACAATCCTTATCTCACTCTTGATCCGGAATATGAAGCGGCCCAG ATTGAAGTATTTGGCCAAATGGCCTTGCAAGGGTACATCTATAGGGGTAGGAAACCAGTTCACTGGAGCCCTTCATCTCGTACTGCTCTTGCAGAAGCTGAATTAGAG TATCCGGAGGGTCATATCTCAAGAAGCATATATGCTATTTTCAAATTGGTTGGCGGAGTGAAAACAAGCCTTCTAGAAGAGTTTATGCCTAATATATGCTTGGCAGTATGGACAACTACGCCATGGACTATTCCTGCTAATGCTG CTGTTGCGGTGAATGCAAAGCTTCAGTATTCTGTTGTTGAAGTGCAGTCATCCTCAGAAGATGAATCTGCGTCTACAAGCAACAAAAAGAAAATGGTGGGGAAAGTTCTGAAGAATCAACAAAAGCTTTTCGTGATTGTAGCGATGGACCTTGTGCCAGCATTAGAAGCGAAATGGGGTGTGAAGCTTATCATTACTAAAACATTCCTGGGTTCAGATCTTGAAGGCTTCAG GTACACACATCCAGTTGACAAGAGGGACTGTCCAGTCGTTATAGGGGGTGATTACATAACTACGGAATCAGGAACAGGGTTGGTTCACACTGCCCCTGGTCATGGTCAGGAGGATTATGCAACTGGCCTGAAGTATGCGCTACCTATTGTCTCTCCTGTGGATGATGGAGGAAACTTCACTGAAGAAGCTGGACAGTTTAGAGGACTCTCTGTCCTTGTAGAAGGGAATATTGCTGTTGTTAGTTACCTGGATGAAAATATGTCTCTGCTCATGGAAGAATCTTATG CTCATAAGTACCCATATGATTGGAGAACTAAGAAACCTACGATATTTAGAGCGACCGAGCAATGGTTCGCATCGGTTGAAGGGTTTCGCAAGGCCACTATGGAGGCAATCAACAATGTTAAATGGATACCACATCAG GCAGTAAACAGAATAACTGCCATGACTTCAAGTCGATCCGATTGGTGCATCTCGAGACAAAGGACATGGGGTGTCCCTATCCCTGTCTTTTATCATGTTCAGACAAAAGAACCTCTCATGAATGAAGAGACAGTTGACCATGTTAAAT CTATAATTTCCCAAAAGGGTAGTGATGCATGGTGGTATATGTCGGTGGAAGACCTACTTCCTGAGAAATATCGTGATAAAGCAGCTGATTATGAAAAAGGGACTGATACAATGGATGTCTGGTTTGACTCGG GTTCCTCTTGGGCTGGTGTGTTGGGGAAACGTGAGGGTCTTACTTTCCCTGCAGATGTGTATCTAGAAGGTACAGATCAGCATCGTGGATGGTTCCAGAGTTCTTTGTTAACAAGCATCGCAACAAAAG GCAAGGCCCCCTATTCTTCCGTCATCACACATGGTTTTGTACTGGATGAGAAGGGTATGAAAATGAGCAAGTCTTTGGGTAATGTGGTTGACCCACTTATGGTCATTGAAGGAGGGAAGAATTCAAAG GACGCACCTGCTTATGGGGCTGATGTTATGCGTCTCTGGGTTTCTAGTGTAGATTACACAGGGGATGTACTTGTAGGCCCACAGATTCTTCGGCAAATGTCTGATATATATAGAAAGTTGAGAGGAACTTTGAGATATCTCTTGGGGAATCTTCATGATTGGAGA GTTGATAATGCTGTTCCGTACCAGGATTTACCCATCATTGATCAGCATGCTCTCTTCCAGCTTGAGAATGTTGTAAAGAACATACAAGAGTGTTACGAGAACTACCAGTTTTTCAAAATATTCCAG ATCATACAACGATTCACAATTGTCGACCTGTCAAACTTCTACTTCGATATTGCTAAAGATAGACTGTATACTGG GGGAACTTCGAGTTTTACCCGAAGAAGCTGTCAAACCGTTCTTTCAACACATCTTTTATCCATACTGAGAGTGATCGCGCCGATAGTACCTCACCTAGCAGAAGATGTCTGGCAAAATCTGCCATTTGAGTATAGAAATGGAGATGGCTCTGCAGCAAAATTTGTCTTTGAGCTTAAATGGCCTACGTTGAACGAACAATGGCTTTCATTTCCTGCTGAAGATATTCTCTTCTGGGAAAGGCTTCTCGAG TTGAGAACCGAAGTGAACAAAGTGCTGGAGCTCGCACGTAATGGCAAATTAATCGGTTCCAGTTTAGAAGCGAAGGTGTATCTCCATACCCCAGATGCAGGCATGGCCTCGAAGTTATTAAAGATGTGTGAAGCTCAGAATGAAGCTGACACACTGCAACGCATATTCATAACATCACAG GTTGAGGTACTGTCGTCAATAGAGGAGATGGTGAGTAATGTGCAGCACACTGGAGAGTATGGGGAGGGAGAAAACAAAGTGTGGATTGGTGTGTCACGAGCCGAGGGATCCAAGTGTGAGAGGTGCTGGAACTACTCGGGGCAGGTCGGATCGTTTTCTGACCATTCTACTCTCTGTGGACGGTGTTTCAATGTCATTGTTGCTAATCCGCCTCAGCCTGCGGTTGCGGCCGTAATCAGCTGA
- the LOC106326363 gene encoding uncharacterized protein LOC106326363 produces the protein MASGSERVVVVGVDDSTHSYHALETALGLFFTPFKSNPQFKLVVLHARLPATSVLGFAGPGTVDIIPLVEQDLDKTADLVKKKCTDVCSAKSVEITSLEVIEGDPRNIMLEAAERHHASVLVLGSHGYGAIKRVFLGSVSDYLAHHAHCSVMIVKKPKAKHASNDKH, from the coding sequence ATGGCTAGTGGAAGTGAGCGTGTGGTGGTCGTAGGAGTCGATGATTCAACTCATAGCTACCACGCACTAGAGACAGCTCTCGGTCTCTTCTTCACACCTTTCAAATCAAACCCACAATTCAAACTCGTCGTCCTTCACGCCAGACTCCCCGCTACCTCCGTCCTCGGCTTTGCAGGACCTGGAACGGTCGATATAATACCACTGGTGGAACAAGATTTAGACAAGACTGCAGACTTGGTTAAGAAGAAGTGTACCGATGTGTGCTCGGCTAAATCTGTTGAGATCACATCGTTGGAGGTTATAGAAGGAGATCCCAGGAACATAATGCTGGAAGCAGCGGAGAGACACCATGCATCTGTTCTTGTTCTTGGGAGTCATGGTTATGGAGCTATCAAGAGGGTGTTTTTGGGGAGCGTGAGTGACTATTTAGCTCATCATGCTCATTGCTCCGTTATGATCGTCAAGAAGCCTAAGGCTAAACATGCTTCTAACGATAAACACTAA